From Thermococcus sp., the proteins below share one genomic window:
- a CDS encoding nickel-dependent hydrogenase large subunit codes for MTKVEYWVKMPFGPIHPGLEEPEKFILTLDGERIVDVDVKLGYNLRGIQWIALRRNYVQIMYLAERMCGICSFSHNHTYTRAVEEAAEIEVPERAEYIRVIVGELERIHSHLLNLGVLAHDIGYDTVLHLTWLAREKVMDTLEAVAGNRVNYSMVTIGGVRRDIDKKKRRIILDMIKYYKGVFPQIEEVFLHDPTIEARFRDTAVISRRVAIEQGAVGPTGRGSGIRDDARWSERLGVYPDLGIKPVMPQDVTGERPRGDVFDRMAVRIGELWQSLELIEHALDGMPDGKIKVFSKDNILVAKLRIMVDGEGVGRYEAPRGELIHYVRGKKGSDKPLRWKPREPTFPNLFAVAEGVKGDQVADFVVAVASIDPCLSCTDRVAIVEDGRKRILTERDLLKASIKKTREINPEVKGDPSPLGVTCSR; via the coding sequence ATGACCAAAGTCGAGTACTGGGTCAAGATGCCCTTCGGTCCGATTCATCCGGGCTTAGAAGAGCCCGAGAAGTTCATTCTAACGCTCGACGGCGAGAGGATAGTTGATGTCGATGTCAAGCTCGGCTACAACTTAAGGGGAATCCAGTGGATAGCCCTGAGGAGGAACTACGTCCAGATAATGTATCTGGCGGAGAGGATGTGCGGAATCTGCTCCTTCTCGCACAACCACACCTACACAAGGGCCGTCGAGGAGGCGGCCGAGATAGAGGTGCCCGAGCGGGCGGAGTACATTCGCGTCATCGTCGGCGAGCTGGAGAGAATCCACTCCCATCTGCTCAACCTCGGAGTTTTGGCCCACGACATAGGCTATGACACGGTTCTGCATCTCACGTGGCTCGCCCGTGAGAAGGTCATGGACACCCTTGAGGCGGTGGCAGGAAACCGCGTGAACTACTCGATGGTAACAATAGGGGGCGTCAGGAGGGACATAGACAAGAAGAAGAGAAGGATAATCCTCGACATGATAAAGTACTACAAGGGGGTATTTCCCCAGATTGAGGAGGTATTCCTCCACGACCCGACGATAGAGGCCCGTTTCAGGGACACGGCAGTGATAAGCAGGCGCGTCGCGATTGAGCAGGGCGCAGTCGGCCCGACCGGAAGAGGTTCCGGCATTAGAGACGACGCGAGATGGAGCGAGAGGCTCGGCGTTTATCCAGACCTCGGGATAAAGCCCGTTATGCCCCAGGACGTTACGGGCGAGAGGCCGAGGGGGGACGTTTTCGACAGAATGGCCGTGAGAATAGGCGAGCTGTGGCAGAGCCTTGAGCTTATAGAGCACGCCCTCGACGGGATGCCGGACGGGAAAATCAAGGTTTTTTCAAAGGACAACATCCTGGTCGCGAAGCTCAGGATAATGGTGGACGGAGAAGGGGTTGGTAGGTACGAAGCCCCGAGGGGAGAGCTGATTCACTACGTCCGCGGAAAGAAGGGAAGCGACAAGCCTCTCCGCTGGAAGCCAAGGGAGCCGACCTTCCCGAACCTCTTCGCGGTTGCCGAGGGCGTTAAGGGCGACCAGGTCGCGGATTTTGTTGTCGCAGTTGCCTCAATAGACCCCTGCCTGAGCTGTACCGACAGGGTGGCAATCGTTGAAGACGGCAGGAAGAGAATCTTAACCGAGAGGGACCTCCTCAAGGCATCGATAAAGAAGACGCGCGAGATTAACCCCGAGGTGAAGGGCGACCCAAGCCCCCTCGGGGTGACCTGTTCGAGGTGA
- a CDS encoding NADH-quinone oxidoreductase subunit C, producing the protein MSETHANEGTEVKEPTKAEKVANAIAERFPNARVEVKTNKWGRERVWVRVQKEDYRELMKFLKALDGETHYSIGIEQDWGEELGFLNHLVIYYDDAPAVSLIVDAHTPKDEPTLPDISDIFPIALQFEREGMEMVGIDFEGAPDRRRLFLPDDFPEGIYPLRLDDKGVPEEMVHNAGHPYKIGGAKK; encoded by the coding sequence ATGAGCGAGACTCATGCTAACGAGGGAACTGAGGTTAAAGAGCCCACCAAGGCCGAGAAGGTCGCGAATGCAATAGCGGAGCGCTTCCCCAACGCCAGGGTCGAGGTCAAGACCAACAAGTGGGGGCGCGAGAGGGTCTGGGTGAGAGTCCAAAAGGAGGACTACCGCGAGCTGATGAAGTTTTTAAAAGCGCTTGACGGTGAGACTCACTACTCGATAGGCATCGAGCAGGACTGGGGGGAGGAGCTCGGCTTCCTGAACCACCTCGTGATTTACTACGACGACGCCCCGGCTGTATCTCTCATAGTGGACGCCCACACGCCCAAGGACGAGCCAACTTTGCCAGACATCAGTGACATCTTTCCGATAGCCCTCCAATTCGAGAGGGAGGGCATGGAGATGGTCGGCATAGACTTCGAAGGAGCGCCAGACAGGAGAAGGCTCTTTTTGCCGGACGACTTCCCGGAGGGGATATACCCTCTCCGCCTCGACGACAAAGGCGTGCCAGAGGAAATGGTCCACAACGCAGGTCATCCATACAAGATAGGGGGTGCGAAGAAATGA
- a CDS encoding NADH-quinone oxidoreductase subunit B family protein, translated as MTITVPANGGSNSPERERLEKRIAELCRFIGKSPWVFHVNTGSCNGCDIEIIAALTPRYDAERFGVKLVGSPRHADILLVTGPVTNQSLERVKLVYEQTPEPKIVVAVGSCPTGGSVFYESPFTNAPLSNVIPVDVYVPGCPPRPEAILHGVVLALEKLAKMLKGGLEE; from the coding sequence ATGACAATAACCGTTCCCGCTAACGGAGGTTCAAACTCACCGGAACGCGAGAGGCTTGAGAAGAGAATCGCCGAGCTGTGCAGGTTCATCGGGAAGTCACCGTGGGTCTTCCACGTGAACACCGGCTCGTGCAACGGCTGCGACATCGAGATAATAGCGGCCCTAACGCCCCGCTACGACGCGGAGCGCTTCGGAGTCAAGCTCGTCGGCAGTCCGAGGCATGCCGACATACTCCTCGTTACCGGGCCGGTAACCAACCAGAGCCTCGAGAGGGTTAAGCTGGTCTACGAGCAGACGCCCGAGCCGAAGATAGTGGTCGCTGTAGGCTCCTGCCCCACCGGCGGGAGCGTCTTCTACGAGAGCCCCTTCACCAACGCACCGCTGAGCAACGTCATTCCGGTAGATGTTTACGTCCCGGGCTGTCCACCGAGACCAGAGGCAATACTCCACGGCGTCGTTTTGGCGCTGGAAAAGCTCGCGAAAATGTTGAAGGGGGGTCTGGAAGAATGA
- a CDS encoding hydrogenase encodes MFGYWDALYFVFVFIIGLILAYILDKWAKRSSMGTREVGDGTKIFISGEDPEEVIPGFEHLEGHYTGRNVMWGLTYALKRFFTALKADHTGLLTDYVSYLVIVTAFVMGVLLIWG; translated from the coding sequence ATGTTCGGCTACTGGGACGCCCTCTACTTCGTCTTCGTCTTCATCATCGGCCTAATCCTGGCTTACATCCTCGACAAGTGGGCCAAGAGGAGCAGCATGGGGACGAGGGAAGTCGGCGACGGGACGAAGATATTCATAAGCGGTGAGGACCCCGAGGAGGTGATTCCGGGCTTCGAGCACCTCGAGGGTCACTACACCGGCAGGAACGTCATGTGGGGGCTGACCTACGCGCTCAAGCGCTTCTTCACCGCCCTCAAGGCCGATCACACCGGACTGCTGACCGACTACGTGAGCTACCTCGTCATAGTTACCGCCTTCGTCATGGGAGTGCTACTAATCTGGGGGTGA